CACCCATCCAGCAAGCCGCCACTCATTAATCAACCAATTCATCATGCCAGGGTCTCCATTTACTCACCAACCTTCAATCTATCTATCCAGCCATCCATCAGTCCATCTTTCTATCCACCTACTATTCAGTCATCCATCCATCAAACCCCCCATTCATCCATCTACCCACTCATCCAGCAATCTATCAATCTATCCCCCATCAATCCACCAGTCCATCATCTTACAAATTCTTTATTCATCAATCAACGTAGagatctatctattcatccacccatatattcatccatccacctatgGTGGACTCCAACCATTCATCCAGCAATCTATCAATCCATCCACCCGTAAGTTCATCAGTCCTGCAATCTCTTCATTTATCAATAAACCCATtaatccatctattcatccattcacTCTGTCATCCATGCACctcacacagtatacacacataaAACACTCTGTTCCCTCAGTACAGTATAAATAGATAACATACATCTCCGCCTATTCATTCTGCAAGTCTTCAGCACTCCTTCATTTGtgcaaaatatgaataaatgacTGAATCTGTTTAATCAAAATACAGTAtgaacagattttttatttagttcGCTCAGAGCACAGTATGAACAGATAACAAGTGACTGATTTGGCTTACAGCATTTAAACTCCGCCCATTCATATTTTAAGTCTTTAGCATTCCTTCACATGTGTGTGCAGTGGTGGTAAATCTGGTTTTTCAGGACCCTAGTTACTGTAGTTACTGTATGCCTTAAATAGACATTCACATGCTAATTCTCACTTCATTCCCACCAGTTTGGAAGGTCACACACACAGCCGCTCACAACCATTCACaaccactcacacactctctgatCATGGACACTGGACGCATTGGCCGGCTGCCCTCTGGACTGGGCATGTGCTGCTCCATCCCTGATATGCTGTTTCTGCCTGAGCTGGTGAGAAATCtatttgattaattattattcattagtAGTCCTTTACTATTGAAAATAATCAGATGTTCTTTGGTAGATGGGATCGGGGTGTGTTTCTTCTGCAGTGGAGTTGTGTAATTACTATGCGTATGTggcttattattaatattaataacatacaGGAGTatgttattaaactaattgttTTAATTGAGTAATGATTACAATATGACTacgaatattattattattataaatagttAAAACAGCAGTAAAGAATCCACATGACATCTTCTGTCTAAAGTCTAAAGTAAGAGAAGGCTCTTTATTGgaacttttagtttttattctAAATATCGTAGATACTTTGGTGCCTGCTAAAACATTTAAGATGgatctttaaaataaagttcCAATAAGCAAATTGCAATTAAGGTCTAATTGTGATCTTATCTTACTCCAGAATTTGTCAAGATATTATCTCTATTCCAGTTTGAAGGCAGCTGCCTTTTTAGTCATCGCCTTCAAAAGCAACTCTCCCTTTCAGCAGCATTTTAACTGATAAGGAACCTTGTGCTGCAACACATTTAGGACACACTTTGAAGTCAGCATATGTTGTCACGTCTAGCATGTTGAGCCTGTAAGCCTTGGttgcataaaacaaaaaatataacatgCTTCTtaaatttatcttatttatttgcaaataaagatGTGACATTTACTTTCCCATACTCACTAGTTTAGATGTGATAATACAAAAAGCATAGtaacaataaaaagacaacaagcaaaaAGAATATTGTTAAGagaaaaactttattaaattttaaTGAAAGTAAATAAAAGGAGCTAATGCTGCCTCCAGATACTCTAAACAGAGCTCATCTCTCCCTTTATAAGAGCCTCTTCCTCTGCCCGATAATCGCCTCTCACctggtcaggtcttactttaaacaAAGTACAGGCAacaacaacactggaaaacaacttaaaacagcgTAAAATGCACTAGTTTGATAAATacaggcagcagtgagtggaCATACAAAATTAAATTTCTGTACTTACATTTATACAAAAACTTCCCCACAGTGCTGACTCCGCCccccatgtttttaaatctgagtgCTGGAACTCTGGGGATACACCTTACCCTGCTTTTAGAATCATAATAAAATAAGGATGCTGCCCATGAAGGATCATATGCTGCCTTCAGAATAGGATAGTCCTTTCACAGGAGCATGCACATGCTGCATAAAAATGCTGCCCAGCTGGGCAGCGGCCTTCAGAATGGAACGCATCTATTATGTTTACTTTTTCATGTTATTCTTGTTGCCTTTAAGCTCAAGCCAAACCAGTTTGACACATTCCTAACGCTTAATGCAACAACTAAGTGACATTTAATGCAACAAtgatggtgtgtgtttgtgtgtgtgtgtgtgcgtgtgtatgcagGTTTGCGGTGGACTGGTGTGGATTCTGGTGGCCTGCACCTACATTATACCGTATAATCCTCAGGCCTATGTCATGGCCGTGTCTGTGCTCTGCTTCATCATCACCTTCATTTGGATGATGGTCTTTGCCTGTGGATCTCACCATAACCGTCCGTTCTGGGCTACTGCGGTGggtctctccctcacactcttcACCCATTCAGACAACAGCAGTTTTGCTCCACCCATTTACGCTTAAGCAGCTTAGACCCACCCATTCAGACAACAGCACTTTAGCTCCGCCCATTTATGCAACAGAAGTTTACCTCCCCCgattcagcctacaacagtttagcaTCATCCATTTCACCAACATCAGTTTAGCTCTGCTTATTTAGGCTAAAGTAGTTTAGCATCATCCATTCAACTCACAGctgttaagccccacccattcagcctacagcagtttaaccccactcaTTTTGGCTAAAACTCCTTTTCCAAAACCTCACCTGCAAACAATTACACTCATCCTCTCAGTGTTCAGGGCATGGGCCatgtgtgtattgtatgtgtgtgtaagtgtgtttgtgttctgCTGGTGTTTGTTAGGATGTGGCGTATCATTTCATGGCGTCTGTGCTGTACCTGAGTGCTTCTGTTCTGCTGGCCTTCAGCACCCTCTACCTCACCGTCTCTGACTTCCACTACAAAATGGACATCGCTGCAGTGGTAAACACCTCACCATTCCCTGATCATCACCTGATCACTGCAACTAGCCAGATTGGAGTTAGCCAGACTCACACTTAATTAGAGTTAGACTGGGCTAGTCTAAGTTAAACCTGTAAGTCCTGTAAGTTAAACAATCTATTGGAGAGACAGCAACTGTGcagtgtgcagcttgatttattgtcagtgtgtctttgctattgtgaggacgcaaaaaaacacgccttgtgcggctcgaaacacgcaaaaagcGTGTACTAATTATCTGTGttataataaaccaatcaatgtgtcacttgccatttactttaagagtcaggtgtgctcaaACATTAGCACATTCGCCAAGATAGGAATGGATGTTTGGCAGTTGACTTTTGTCAAAGTTTgtatcagtcagtggtgcaactgtgttttctgttgccaagataacaacAAGCCAGAAATTTACTTGGACACATCTAATTTTCAGATTTTAACAGGGccggcacaaggcatgaaaatagattgtttgcgggttgtaagatagcaatcagCATTGCCACACGAATCATGCTTCAACAATAAATCACAGCTAATTGTACACCCTAACAGTTGGGCTAACACAGTAACAACTAATACAGGCTAACCCTAACTAGTAGACTTTACTCAGGCTAACTCTagttaaatgtttaactttgCCAAAATCTATTAAACATTTTGACTTTTTGTAGCAGGTTTAACCAGGCTAGTACAGGGTAACAGGTTAACGTACAGCTACACTAGCTCACAGTTCAACTCAAGCTACCCTAGCATGCAGATTTAGCTGAGGATAACCCAATTTAATAGGGCTAATACTAGATTATAATGGGGAGTGATATGTGGGTGGGGACATGGGGGTTTGTCAGACtgcaagttattttttttttacataaactaTCCAAATTTGTCAAATTCTGATACATTTTAGAAAAAAGATTGGGGTGGAaaaaatccaggtccagaaaaaacCTAATTTCATATGTTACCAAATTTtgaaatctctctgtttttctttccgTCTCTTTCTCCAGGTAATGTCCTATGTGACGACAGTGATGTACATCATTCACACCCTTTTCTCTGCCATCCGGTGGAAAACATTTTAAGTCAgtttgtataaatgtgtgtgtgtgtaaatgggtaTAAATGGGTTCTAAATGCTCTGTTTGCTTTGAATGTGTGTTATAAACACAGTATGAACAGCATACAGAGGCTTTTCCAGTGGTGAGTAGAGACCAGATCAGACTGGATTAGATTTAAACTGCTTTAATTGTGCATAGGGGGTGTTTACACTTGCAGTGTAAAGTGGATCATCTCTACAGAGATGTAATCCTGGGGACCAGTATATCAATCCAGTTGTAAACAGAgcctgagtgtgagtgtgtgtttgtgtatgtttgagtgttttaacattaaaatctgtGACATTATATCTGTAACACGTGTTTAAATAGGAGTGATATATCTGTTAAATTATAGATCCTTAGGGGTGATACACCTGTACGAGTTGTAATGTATCGTTGGGAGTAATATTTATGTGTGGGAGTGATATATCTGTAAAAGGTCTGTATCAATgggagtgatatatatatataactgcagTGGTTAAATGTGTCAAAGTTATTTATGTGAATATGTAAATAAAGGAATGGAGAAACGCAGTGTTTCAATAAAGATAACAAAGAGAGTATGTTGTCATTAACAGTTTTATTAATCAGGAGTGTgccagtgtctgtctgtctgtctgtggttcTTTTGTTCAAAGCCGGTTTGTCCTGTGTGCAACTGTAAGCTTTTGGTATGTGGAATGTCGCAATGGGTGGAGTCGTTGACCTTTTCCTATACTTTGTCTGTCTCTCACACCTTTAAAAAAGTTATCATTAAGACCCCACCCACTCAGCAAGACCCTCCGCCTTCTTTTAAATGTTGCATTCATTTGTTTGAGATGTGGGCTGTTGAAAGCCttgaaacacatacacacacacacacacacacacacacacacacacacacacacattctgtgaTCTTTAATATCACGTGGTCAAAGTGCCactgaaatgtgtgtgtgcatgtgtgtgtgtgtttgcctgtgaTATCTACACTTGACCTTTTTGACCTCATGGTCTAAAATAGCGGCTCTCCAGCAATTCAGGAGATAAGATTGAAGACGTGTGTGTGAGAGCTTTCAGACactgacacagacacagacacacacacacacacaatcagtatAGGAATGTCCTTCAGTAAATTCAGCAGCAGATTACGTACTGTGCTCTCACAACTGTACATACTCTATACATACACCTGTATATACCCCACAAACACACTCTATATACTTTACATACACATTCCATTCACTGTACATAAACACTCCATATACCCTATGTACTTTCTATTTTTCCTgcatatacagtatctcacaaaagtgagacTCCCTTGGGGCACATATAGGAAAAAAGCCCCTATGCCTATACAGTCTCCACAAtggaaaggaaaagcagcagctattgttcagcacctccaggaactccttccagatgcagaaaaaaaactatttcaggtgactctacctcatgaagatactgagattacaATACCAAGAGTGCGCAGATCtgccctcaaagataaatgtggctccttctaatatataaaacatattctggtttgtttagcactttttgtttacaaaataattccacatgtttctgtgaagctttaatatagtctgtaatattaaatttacaatgtaaaaatcataaaaagaaagaaaatacattgaataaTCAGAGAtacgtccaaacttttgactggtattgtatactgtatacaaactacatacacacaaccaatcaaccaatcaacatacagtacatactcaATATATGCTATGTACTCTCTAAATACTCAACATATACACTCTATATATCCAACAAACAAGCCCCATATACCATATATACCTTATATTGACCTTACACACTTTATTTTCAATCTACATCCAAACTCAATTCACCATACATATGCAGTACATATGCCCTCTATACACCTTATATAGCCTACTTACACACCACACTCCGTATACTGTTCATATactttccatata
Above is a genomic segment from Astyanax mexicanus isolate ESR-SI-001 chromosome 23, AstMex3_surface, whole genome shotgun sequence containing:
- the mala.2 gene encoding myelin and lymphocyte protein is translated as MDTGRIGRLPSGLGMCCSIPDMLFLPELVCGGLVWILVACTYIIPYNPQAYVMAVSVLCFIITFIWMMVFACGSHHNRPFWATADVAYHFMASVLYLSASVLLAFSTLYLTVSDFHYKMDIAAVVMSYVTTVMYIIHTLFSAIRWKTF